The DNA sequence AGTATTTAAATTTTCGACATCTTCAATACCTACAGTTGTGACTTCGGTTTTGTTTAACTCCTCAAAATCAAGGTGATAAAAGTCTTCATTCTCTTCAGAATTCACAGCAGATTCTTTTTTAAGAAAGAGGTCATAGACGATATTCCCAACGTAATAGAGTGCATAAAGTGCGAGTAGAATAATGATAAATTGTGTCATTTGTTTCAAGTGTTTTTTCTGGTAACATTTTTTATTAAAGCGAAATTTCCAGCGATCCGTTGATACAATTAATGAGCTCATCCAATGAGTTTTTAACTGCATATTTTTGATGTTTCGTTAGTTCTCTCGTACTAATTGTTTGTAGACAATTCCTTTTAAAAACAGGGTTCTTCAATAGAATACCATATTTTACTATTTCCGAATCCATTCCTTCTTGATTAAGATATTTATAGCCTTTATCATATTTTGACCGAATAAAAATGCGTTCTGCCTGGCTTTCCAACTGTCCCATTAAATTGACAAATACTAAAGTTGATTTTGCAGAGACATCAGAATATTCAAAAGGGATAATGATGAAATCGCTATAAATCAATAAATCGATATATTTTTCATCAAGCGTTCCTGCCAAATCAAACAGGTTAATATCTTCACTTTCTTTAAGTCCAATAATGGTTTCAAAATCGGAAAATGGCTGCTCCACTTCCTCCTCTATAATTTCAACTTCGTAAAGCTTTGGAAGATTCAGCGCTTCATCTTCCTTCCATTTGTGGTAAAATGATTTTTGAAAATCAAAATCAAAGACATTAAGCTTTCTTTTTGAAATTGTCGAAATGTAATTAGCAAAGGCAATGGCAAGTGTAGTTTTACCGGTTCCTCCTTTCTGAGTTGCAAAAGTGATAATCATTTTTTCCGTTTTTTATTTTCTACGTTTTCGTTTCTTTTTAAGTTCATTCTCAGCAGGATCTTTTGCAGTTGTCGTACTCTTCATCAATTCAAATAACATTTCATCTACTGCTTTTATAATCTCATTTTTTTCATTATTTTGAGCTCGGTTTTCTATTTCCATATTGAAAATTCCTTCTGCATTAAAATATCTTTGGTATTCATTTTCTCCTAATAATGCTCGGAGTTCTCCGATATAATGGAATCTGGTGTGAACTGCGTACACTTTTCCATCCGCA is a window from the Kaistella flava (ex Peng et al. 2021) genome containing:
- a CDS encoding ParA family protein; this encodes MIITFATQKGGTGKTTLAIAFANYISTISKRKLNVFDFDFQKSFYHKWKEDEALNLPKLYEVEIIEEEVEQPFSDFETIIGLKESEDINLFDLAGTLDEKYIDLLIYSDFIIIPFEYSDVSAKSTLVFVNLMGQLESQAERIFIRSKYDKGYKYLNQEGMDSEIVKYGILLKNPVFKRNCLQTISTRELTKHQKYAVKNSLDELINCINGSLEISL